The Saprospiraceae bacterium genome contains the following window.
AATCAATCGATTCATTGCTTTTTCTTCATCCATTTTTAGATTGCTATGAACAGAAGCAATCACTAAATCAAATTTTTTCAATATTTCATCTGAATAATCTAAACTGCCATCACTTAAAATATCAGATTCAATTGATTTATAAATTTTAAATGGGTGTAGTTTTTCATTAAGTACATCAATCTCTTTCCATTGTTTAATTAAGCGTTCTTCTTGCAATCCATTTGCATAAAAAGCAGATTTTGAATGATCCGAAATTACAAAATATGAATAACCCAAGCGAATGCACTCTGCTGCCATTTGCTCAATCGAATAAATACCATCACTGTAATTGGAATGATTGTGAATAACTCCTTTGATATCTTTCTCTGAAATCAGATTTTTATCATCAAATGAATTGTAATCTTCCAGATCGCGACATTCAGGAACAATGTAAAGGAGTTTAACACTTTCAAACAAACTTACTTCATCAACTGCATGTGAATTCTTTAAAACCGAATCAAACTTCTGCAAGAATTTTTCAGATCCTCCAGTCAACCGCAGTTGCTCTTGCGCCCACTGACTTGAATCCGTTTTATAAATAGTTACCGGAATTAATTCATTCCAAAGATAGTTTTCCTCTTTATTCAAAAGTTTTTCAGGCAATTGGAAATCATTTTCATTTGTAAGAAGTTCTATACACGATAAAGTTGGCATGGCTCTGCGTAAACTTCCTGTAAATTCAAACCGTACCTGTGGATTTAAAATATGAAGTTGCTCCAGTAAAATTTTTGCCTCTCCTTCAAGTTGAGCAAATAAAAATAAATTTTGCTGACTGTTAAAATATTCAATACTTTGAATGACTTCCTTTTGCAATTTATCTCCAAATCCTTTCAATTCAACCAATCGGTTTTCGTAACAAGCATACAATAATTCACCCGGTGACTCTACCTTTAATTCATTCCAAATGGTTTTTACTTTTTTGGGACCGAGTCCTTTAATACGTAAAATTTGGCGAATGCCTATCGGAGTTTTAGCACGAAATTCTTCAAGAATTGCAAAGCTGCCACTGCGTTTAATTTCCTCCAATTTATCCATGATGGTTGCTCCAATCCCTTTGATTTGCATCCATGCTTCGCGATCCAGCTCAAGTAATGGCTCGTCTAATTTTCGCAATGCGAGGTATGCGTTTTCGTAGCTACGGATTTTAAAAGGATTTTCTTCATGCAACTCCATCAAAGAAGCGAGTTCATGAAATAAACCTGCAATGTCTTTATTTGTCAAGCTGAATTGTATTATTGGAATGCACCATTACATTCCTGATTCAATTATTTTACACGCATTTCCATGCGGGTCATTCGGATGTGTCTGTTTTGGCTGGATCTGAAAATACCATAAGCCACAACGAGACCCATTGGCAATAGAAAATTCAGGTATTTCAAACTGGATCGTTTGGAATCGCTAATTTCTTCTATGGGTCTGGTTTCAACGGATTTGGTACGCAAATCAATCAAACCCGTATCATCGCTCAGATAATCGATACTATTCACTAATAAATTAATGTTATCAGCATTTTGCCTCCGTTGGTCTTTGCCATTAATTGCAAAATCACCGTCACTAAAAACAATCAATTTGCTGGCCTGATTTCCTACCAAATTTCCTTCCAATACAGCCCCTACGCAAATATTTTTTTCTGGAAAATCAGCACTGGTCCACTGCCTTTGAACATCAAATCTTAACGGCGCTTTCTCTCTGGCAGAAGCTTCTGATGTGTATAAAAAAGGTACAAACTGAATTCCGGTAGTAGTTTTAAAATTCAGTGGACTTGCAAACTCCAACATGACTTGTTCAAGGCCTTTGGTAACTGGATGATTTGGAAATTTTTGAATCAAGGGCAAATAAGGAAATTGGACCGGAGATGAAAAAGAAAAGAATCCTTGTTGTTGCTGCACATTCACTTGTCCACAGCGCGTATCTCGAACCAATGCATCTTCAATTTCCAAGCCTTTAGTCATCAACCATTCTTTTAATCCTGTATTCATTGGATTTGCCATTCCGTATTGGATATTTGCATCAACCTGATTAATCGCAAGTATTAAATTTCCACCTTTTGAAAGAAATTGATCTAGTCGTTGCAAGTCTGCAGGGGGTATGCTGTCGGTAGGACGCACCATAATCAGCGTTTTAAATGCTGATAAATCTACCGTATCGTTATTAATGTATGCCGAACTAATATTATATAATATACTCAATTCCTGATAAGCTTGAGCCAATTCTTGTATGGCTGGTTCACCATGACCCTGGATAAATCCTATTAAAGGTTTATTTTTTCCTACCAATTTTTTTATACCGGTAGCAAAGGCATATTCCATTGCGGTGCCTGGTTGAATAATCGGAATGGCTTCTTTTTTATCACCTGCTTTAATTACTGCGCCTAAAAATGCTTTCTGCTGTTTGGATTGATCTTTCTCTCTAACGTTGATCATTACAGGGCGAATGCCTTCTTTTGTGGCTTCTTCTTCCTTTTGGGCATCTTTATTTGGCGCAATAAATTTGTAGCTAAATTTTCC
Protein-coding sequences here:
- a CDS encoding Gldg family protein; this translates as MFKSKINVILLAILVLLGINYASRYVFLRFDLTENNEFTLSKASKDILNNLDDAVEVTAYFSDDLPVDITKVREELENLLNEFSSISKGKFSYKFIAPNKDAQKEEEATKEGIRPVMINVREKDQSKQQKAFLGAVIKAGDKKEAIPIIQPGTAMEYAFATGIKKLVGKNKPLIGFIQGHGEPAIQELAQAYQELSILYNISSAYINNDTVDLSAFKTLIMVRPTDSIPPADLQRLDQFLSKGGNLILAINQVDANIQYGMANPMNTGLKEWLMTKGLEIEDALVRDTRCGQVNVQQQQGFFSFSSPVQFPYLPLIQKFPNHPVTKGLEQVMLEFASPLNFKTTTGIQFVPFLYTSEASAREKAPLRFDVQRQWTSADFPEKNICVGAVLEGNLVGNQASKLIVFSDGDFAINGKDQRRQNADNINLLVNSIDYLSDDTGLIDLRTKSVETRPIEEISDSKRSSLKYLNFLLPMGLVVAYGIFRSSQNRHIRMTRMEMRVK
- a CDS encoding DNA polymerase/3'-5' exonuclease PolX, yielding MTNKDIAGLFHELASLMELHEENPFKIRSYENAYLALRKLDEPLLELDREAWMQIKGIGATIMDKLEEIKRSGSFAILEEFRAKTPIGIRQILRIKGLGPKKVKTIWNELKVESPGELLYACYENRLVELKGFGDKLQKEVIQSIEYFNSQQNLFLFAQLEGEAKILLEQLHILNPQVRFEFTGSLRRAMPTLSCIELLTNENDFQLPEKLLNKEENYLWNELIPVTIYKTDSSQWAQEQLRLTGGSEKFLQKFDSVLKNSHAVDEVSLFESVKLLYIVPECRDLEDYNSFDDKNLISEKDIKGVIHNHSNYSDGIYSIEQMAAECIRLGYSYFVISDHSKSAFYANGLQEERLIKQWKEIDVLNEKLHPFKIYKSIESDILSDGSLDYSDEILKKFDLVIASVHSNLKMDEEKAMNRLIKAIENPFTRILGHPTGRLLLSRKGYPLRFKELIDSCIANEVVMELNANPLRLDMDWTWIPYAMEKGLKVSINPDAHNLKGIRDIRYGVLSARKGGLTKNNCLNTKSIAEFDLWIQSKIRF